The genome window GTCTTCTCCACCTTGCCCTTGGCTTCGGTGGACCGGTCGCCCGTCAGCTTGCCCGCGGTTTCCTTGACGGTGCCCTTGACTTCCTTGGCTGCGCCCTTGATGCGATCTTTGTCCATGCGAACTCCTCATCGATGGTAAGGGTGCAGTCCGTTGCCGGACTGGGGGTGGGACAGACTTTAGCGTCGAGCCGGGACCGCGGCTAGATGAGCATGTACCAGGGGCGGTAGTCTTTCTGTCCCACGGGCCGCGCTTCTAGCGCCCACGTGTGCGTCCGGCGCCCTTGGCCGGCACCTCGTATCCGGTCACGCCGCGCTGGCGCGCCCAGACGATGGCGTCGCTGCGGCGGTGCACGCCGATCTTGCTGTACAGCATCGCGATGTGGTTGCGCACCGTATTGGGCGATACCCGCATCGCCGCCGCGATCTGCTCGTTGTTCTCGCCCTGGCACATCCGTCCCAGCACTTCGTGTTCGCGCGGCGTCAGTTCCGACAGCGCCAGGGTGCCGGCCAGGGCGTCCTGCGGACGCCGGATCTGGGCCAGCTTCTCGATGACGGTACGGCTGAACCAGGAGGCGTCCTGCATGACGGTGTCGATGGCCGCGACCAGTTCCTCTTCACCGCGCTTGCGATCGGTGATGTCCTGGATCGCCACGAGCACGCAGGCCTGGCCGTTGATGGTGGCGGTCTCGGCCGACAGCAGGCAGTCCAGCACGTCGCCGCCGCGCGTGCGCAGGGCGACCTCGGCGTTGCGCACGCTGCCGGTGGCGTCCAGGTCGTCCTTCAGTTTGCGATGGACGGCGGCGTCGGCCCACAGGTGCAGGTCGGCCGGCGTCTTGGCCAGGATGTCCGGCGCCTCGTGGCCGGTGGCGGCGATGAAGGCTTCGTTCACCGCCATCAGCGCGAAGTCGCCGCGGTGACAGACGGCCATCGGCACGGGTGCCAGCATGAAGGCCTTCGAGAAGCGTTCCTCGGTCTGGCGCAGCGCGTCCTCGGCCCGGCGGCGCGGCTCCAGGTCCATGAAGGTGAAGAGCATGCAGGTGTCTTCGCACACGTCCAGCGGCTGGCCGGCCACGATGACGAGCTTGGTGCCGCCGTCCTTCAGGCGCAGCGAGGCTTCCATCTGCGGAATCGTGCGGCCTTCCTCCAGCAGCCGTATCGCTTCGTCGCGGCGCGCGGCCTCGTTAAGGACGTCCAGTTCGTAGGTGGAGCGGCCCAGCACCTCGTCGCGGGCATAGCCCGTCATGTCCAGGAAACCCTGGTTGACCTTGACGTAGCGCAGGTCGGCCAGGCTGCAGATGATGGCGGGCGCGGGGTTCGTATTGAAGGTGCGCTCGAAGCGTTCCTCGGCGCTGAAGCGCTCGGTCACGTCCTGGATCACGAGCACGAGCGACTGGGGTTCTTCCGATGCGCCGGTCAGCACGAGGCCGCGCACCTGGAGCATGCGCCGGAAAGACTCGTCGCCGGGCCGGGTCGCCTCGACCACCACGTCGCTGAAGCGCTCGCCCGCCAGCACCCGCATGATCGGATACTGGGCCGGCGCGAGCGTGTGGTTGTTGCGGTACTTCAGGGTGTATGCGGCGACATAGTCCTCGGCCGTGCGGCCCAGGGCGGCCAGGTTCTTCGCGTCGTGGATGGCCAGCGCCGTTGCGTTCGCCCAGATGATGGCGCCGTCCGGATCGAGCAGGACGATGCCTTCCGTCAGCCCCGAAATGATCTGCTGGAGTTGGCGCCGGTCGGGATGCGGCTTGTCGGTGCTCTTGCTCATGCGGACCTCGGGTTTGTGCCGCGGCTGGCGCCGGACCTGGCGCCACGGTGCCGGGCAGTGTATCCGATCGCCGCCGCTTCCTTCGGTGGGCTGAGGTCGCCGCCCCATTGTTCGACGATGTCCTGCAACATGGTTGAAACGGCCTGGCAGGCGGGCGTCATCACGCCCGACTTCGGCAGGGCCAGCGTGACGTAGCGGCGCAGGTCCGGATTGACGAGGCGGGTGGCCTGCAATGATCCCTGGCGCAGTTCATGCATGATCGAATAGGGCCCCAGGACGGCATACACCGACTGGGTGGCGGCCAGTTCCTTCTGCGCGGTCAGCGAATCCGCCTCGATCGCCGCTTGCAGCGCGAAGCCCTTGCTGCGGGCGGTCTCGTCCAGGATCGCGCGCCAGTGGGCGGGCCGCCGGGGCAGCACCAGGGGCAGGTCCTGCAGGCGCGCGAAGTCGATGGAAGGCGCCCGTGTGAGGGGGTCGCCGGGACGCGCCACGAGGTAGGTGTGGCCGGTGGCCAGCAGCCGTTCCTCGGCGCTGGCCGGTTTGTGGAAGCGGAACAGGACGGCCATGTCGACCAGGCCCGCGTCCAGCAGCGCGTCGAGTTCGCCGCCCTGCCCCTCGCGCACGTTCAGGCGGATCAGGGGGTACTGCTGGCGTACGCGGCCGAACAGCGTGGTCAGGAGCGGATGGGCGGCCGACGGCAGGATGCCCAGGCGGACTTCGCCCATGGGCACCGGGGACGTCGAGCGGATCTCGCGGAACAACTGGTCGGTGTCGGCCAGCCAGGTCCGCACGCGGGCGATGATGTGCTCGCCCAGTTCGGTCAGGACCACGCCGCGGCCCGTGCGGCGGAACAGCCTGCCGCCGCACTCGCGTTCCAGGTTGCCGATCTGGCGGCTGACGTGCGACTGCACGGTCATGCGCGCGGCCGCCACCTTGGTGAAGCTGCCGCTTTCGGCCACTTCGACGAACAGTTTCAGGTCGGCCTGGTTCATGGGTTGGCAGGTTCGTTAAGACATCTCTATTTTGGCATGTCTGAAATCTCTGGCCGCAGTCTAGGAAGATATCTGCGTGCTTCCTACACTGCCAGCCGTCACGACATCGCGCGCACTGCGCCCACAACCATGACCGCACCCCATCTGGCGCCCGCAGCGGCGCCCCTGCGCATCGCCGTGGATATCGGCGGGACGTTCACCGACATGGCTGCCTTCGACGAAGGCACCGGCACGCTGCATTTCGGCAAGGCCCTGTCCACGCACGGCCGGCTGGTCGAAGGCATCCAGCACACGCTGGACGGCGCCGGCATCGACCTGCGCAACGGCTACCTTTTCCTGCATGGCTCGACCATCGCCATCAACACGCTGCTCGAACGAAACGGCGCGAAGACGGCGCTGCTGATCACCGAGGGATTCCGCGACATCTACGAGATCGGCCGCGTCAACCGCCCCGATGCCTACAACCTTTTCTTCTCCAAGCACACGCCACTGGTCAAGCGTTCGCTGCGCTACGAAGTCCAGGAGCGGCTGCGCGCGGACGGCAGCGTCCACAAGCCCCTGGACGAGGCACGGGTGCGCGAGGTGGCGCGGGAATTGAAGGCGCAGGGCGTGGAGGCGGCCGCGGTGCTGCTGCTGCATTCCTATCGCAAGCCCGACCACGAGAAGCGCGTGAAGGAGATCCTGCTCGAGGAACTGCCGCACGCCTTCGTGACCGCCTCGCATGAACTGTCGCAGGAATACCGCGAGTTCGAACGCGTGTCGACCGCCGTCGCCAATGCCTACGTGGGGCCGCGCGTGTCGGCCTACCTGGGCCAGCTCGAGACGCACCTGGGCGAGCGCGGCTTCGGCGGCGACTTCTACGCGGTCCAGTCCACCGGCGGTCTGTTCCCGCTGGAACATGCGCGCCGCGAATGCGTCCGCATGCTGGAGTCGGGTCCCGCCGCGGGCGTCATCGGCGCCCAGGCGATCTGCGCGCAGCTCGGCCTGCCCGACGCCATCGCCTTCGACATGGGCGGCACCACGGCCAAGGCCGGCGTGATCAGCGAAGGGCGCCCGCTCACCACCGGCAGCGCGCTGATCGGCGGCTACGAGAAGGCGCTGCCCATCCAGATCCCCATGATGGACATCTTCGAAGTGGGTACCGGCGGCGGCAGCATCGCGCGCGTCGAGCTGGGCAATGCGCTGCGGGTGGGGCCGCGGAGCGCCGGCTCTATGCCGGGCCCGGTCTGCTACGGCCGGGGCGGCACCGAACCCACGGTGACCGACGCCAACCTGGTACTGGGCCGCCTGGACGCCGGACACTTCCTGGGCGGCGAGATGCCGCTGGACCTGGAGGGCGCGCGCGCCGCCATGCACGAACGCATCGCCGCGCCGCTGGGGCTGGAAACGGTCGAGGCCGCGGACGGCATCCTGCGCATCGCGGTGACGGCGATGTCGCACGCGGTCAAGGCGGTCACCACCGAGCGCGGCCTGGACGCCGGCAGCTTCACCATGGTGGTCTACGGCGGCGCCGGGCCGCTGCACGCCTCGGCCATCGCGCGCGAACTCGGCATCCGCCGCGTGCTCATTCCCTATGCGCCGGGCTATTTCTCGGCCTACGGCATGCTGTTCAGCGACCTGCGCTACGACTACGTGCGTTCGGTGTTCCGCCACCTGGACGACCTGTCGTTCGACGAGATCGAGTCGCTGTACGCATCGATGGAGACGGAAGGGCGTGCGGCGGTCGCGGCCTCGGCGGTGCGGCCGGACGAGATCGTTATCGAGCGTTCGGCCGACATGCGCTACGTCGGCCAGGAACATGCGGTCACGGTGGACCTGCCGCGCGTGTATTTCGAGCGCCAGGACCGCGACGCGATCAAGCGCCATTTCGACGACGTCCACGCCATCCGCTACGGCACCAGCGCGCCGGCCGAACCGGCCGACATCGTCAGCCTGCGCGTGACCGTGCTGGGCGTGATGCGCAAGCCGCCGCGCCATGCTGTGCGGGCCGGCGGCCAGACGCCGCCCGAAGGCGCGCTGCGCGCCACCAAGCCGGTGTACTTCCGTTCGCACGGCCAGGTGCCGACGCCGGTGTACCGCCGCGACGCCCTGCTGGCCGGCAACCGCATTCCGGGGCCAGCCCTGATCGAAGAACATGCCTCCACGACCGTCGTCCAGCCGGGCGACGAACTGACCGTGGACGACTGCGGCAACCTGCACGTGGCCATCGGGAGCGAACGTTGATGAACGCGCGAGAAACGAACCAGCACACCGTCGATCCGGTCACGGTGGAGATCATCCGCAACGGCCTGCTGGCCGTGACGGAGGAAATGAAGACCAACCTGACGAGGACCGCCTACAACCTCATCATCTACGAGGCGCTGGACTTCACCGTGGGCCTGTTCACGCCCGAGGGCGACACGGTGTCGATCGGCCTGGGCCTGCCCATGTTCATCCGCGGGATGTCCGAGACCGTCAAGGCCAAGATCCGCCACTTCGGAATGGAGAACATCCATCCCGGCGACATCCTGGTCACCAACGACGCCTACGTCACCGGCAGCCACCTGAATCACTTCACCTTCACCATGCCGGTGTTCCACGAGGGCCGCATCGTCGCCTTCACCTGCTGCATGGCGCACTGGCTGGACGTGGGCGGCACGCTGGGCCAGGTCACGACCGACATCTTCTCGGAAGGGATACAGATCCCCATCGTCAAGTACCGCCGCGCCGGCGTGGTCAACCAGGACCTGGTCGACATCATCGCGATGAACGTGCGCCTGCCCGAGCGCGCGCTGGGCGACCTGCGCGCGCAGATCACCGCCATCACCACCGGCGAGCGGCGCTTCCTGGAACTGGTCCAGCGCTACGGCGCCGATGCCGTGCACGGCTCGATCGCGCAGATCATGGACCAGTCGGAAGCGGTGGCGCGGCAGAACACGCTCAGCATTCCCGACGGCGTCTACGAGGCCGAGTCCTACATGGACGACGACGGCGTGGACGTGGGGCGGCGCATTCCCATCCGGGTCAAGGTGATCAAGCAGGGCGACGAGATGACCATCGACCTGTCGGACGTGAGCCGGCAGGTGCGCGGCTTCTACAACTCCGGCTTCACCACCGGCATCGCGTGCGCGCAGGTGGCCTTCAAGTGCCTGACCACGCCCACCGACTATCCGGTCAACGACGGCAGCTTCCGGCCGTTGAAGGTGGTCATGCCCATGGGTACCGTCATCAGCGCCGAGCGCCCGTTCCCGATGCGGGTCTGGATGACCTTCCCCATGACCGTCATCGACACCATCTTCAAGGCGCTGGCGCCGGCCATACCCGACCGCGCCATCGCCGGCCACCATGCCGACCTGGTGTTCCCCAACATCCACGGCATCTCGCCCGAGGACGGCCGCCTGTTCATCGTGGGCATCGGCCCGCTGGGCGGAGGCTGGGGCGCGAAATCGCGCGAGGACGGCGTGTCGGTCACGGTGTGCATCAACGACGGCGACACCCACAACAGTCCCACCGAGCAGCTCGAGGCCAAGTATCCGGTCCTGGTCGAGCGCTATGCCATCCGCGCCGACAGCGGCGGCGCCGGCACCTATCGCGGCGGACTGGGCGCCGAGATGGTGGTGCAGGCGCTGTCCCCCTTCGCCGTGACCACGCGCATCGACCGCATGCACTGCAAGCCCTGGGGTCTGGAGGGGGGCCACGAGGCCGCGGGCAACGGCATCGCCATCCGCCGCAAGGGCGAATGGGACGACGGCATGCCCAACGCCAAGATCTTCAACGTGCGGCTGGAGCGCGGCGATGCCTACAAGATGCTGTCGGGCGGCGGCGGCGGTTTCGGCGATCCGCGCGGACGCGACCCCGAGACGGTGGCCGAGGACGTGCGCGAGGGCTATGTCAGCGCCCAGGCGGCGCGCGACGTCTACGGCGTGGCGATGACCGCCGAAGGCGCGGTGGACCATGCCGCCACCCAGGCGCTGCGGGGCCGCCGTGCCGCCTGATGCCGCCGCCCGCGCCGCCGCGCTGCTGCGCCTGTGGAACGACCTGGCGCTGCAGCACGTGTCCATGGGCGGCGCCTGCGCGTGCGGCATGGGCGGCGTGACGCTGCGGTTGCAGGATTTCGAGCGCGACATCCTGGACTACCTGCGCGACGATGCCGGGCGGCTGGGCGAGGCCGAGGCCCACGCGCTGCTGCAATGCCATGCCCCGGCCGGACAGGAAGGAGGCATGGCAGCCGTGCTGTCGGCGCTGGCCGATCCCGACGGGGGTGTTCCGCAGGCCGGCGCGGCATGGCTGCTGGGCCGGCTGGATCGCACCCTGAGTTCTTTCGCCCGCCTGCACGGCGGCGCGCGTTTCGGAGCCTTGCCATGATAGAGACGGACGACCGCATCCCGGTCACGGTGCTGACCGGCTTCCTGGGCAGCGGCAAGACCACCCTGCTGAACCGCCTGCTGGCGCGGCCCGCCCTGCGCGACACGGCGGTCATCATCAACGAGTTCGGCGAGGTCGGGCTGGACCACCATCTGCTGGAACAGAGCGCCGAGGACATGGTGCTGCTGGCCAACGGCTGCATCTGCTGCACCATCCGCGGCGACCTGGTCGAGGCCTTCGAGCGGCTGGACCGGCGGCTGGCGGACCAGGCCGCGCCGCTGCGGCGCGTGGTGATCGAGACCACCGGGCTGGCCGATCCCGCTCCCATCCTGCACACGCTGATGGGCGAGCCCGCGGTGGCGCGCCGCTACCGGCTGGACCACGTGGCCACGACCGTCGATGCCTGCAACGGCATCGATACGCTGGACCGGCAGGAAGAGGCGGTGAAGCAGGCGGCGGTGGCCGACCTGCTGGTGCTGACCAAGACCGACCTCGCGTCCGCCGGCCAGTCCGAGGCCCTGCTGCGCCGGCTGCGGGAGATCAATCCGGGCGCCGATGCGGTGCGCGCCGGCCGTGACGACGGCGACTGGCTGGCGGCGCCGGACGGCCGCCAGCGCGACGTGCGGCGCTGGCTGCAAGCCGAGGCGCACGATGCACACGGCGATGCGCACGGACATCCCGCCCACGGCCATGACCACGGACACCATCACGACCACGACCGCACCCGCCACGGCGACCGCATCCGGTCGTACGTGGTGACCCGCGACGAACCCGTGTCATGGGCCGGCGTGCAGCGCTGGCTGGCCATGCTGGCCACGCTGCGCGGCCCCGACCTGCTGCGCGTCAAGGGCATCGTCAACGTCATCGAGCACCCGGGCCGGCCGGTGGTCATACACGGGGTCCAGCACGTGTTCCATCCCCATTCCTTCCTGCCCGCCTGGCCCGACGACGACCACCGCACCCGCATCGTCTTCATCACCCGCGACGTCGACCGCGACCTGGTCGACGACACGCTCAGGATCTTCGAGCGCCGACAACCCTAGCCCCCCCGCCCATCACAACGACAAAGGAGACCGACATGAAGCCTTTCATCCGATATCTCGCGGGCCTGCTGGCCTGCGCCGCCACGCTGGCCGCCAGCGCGCAGGCCTATCCCCAGCGGCCCGTCCGCGTCATCGTGCCCTATCCGCCGGGCGGCACGGTGGACGCGGTGGCGCGCGTGTTCGCCGACAGCCTGGGCCACCAGCTGGGCCAGACCTTCGTGGTCGAGAACCGCGCCGGCGCCAGCGGATCCATAGGCAGCGAAGCGGTGGCGCGCGCGCCGGCCGACGGCTACACCCTGCTGGTCAATGCCTCGACCTTCGCGGCCGGCCCGTGGCTGCTCAAGTCCCTGCCCTACGACATCCACAAGGACTTCACGCCCATCACCAACCTGGGCGAGGTGCCGCTGCTGGTTACCGCCAACCCCGGCGTGCCGGCGAAAGACCTCAAGTCGTTCATCGCGCTGGCGCACCAGGCGCCCGGCAAATACTTCTTCGGCGCCTCCGCCGCCGGTTCGGCCAGCCACCTGGCCGAGGCCGCCATCAGCTACGAGGCCAAGGCCGACATCCCCGTCGTGCTGTACAAGGGCACCGGGCCTGCGCTGACCGATCTCATGGGCGGCCACATCAGCGCCGTCATCGATGCCGTGCCGTCGTCGCTGCCGCCGGTCAAGGCCGGCCGCACCAAGGCGCTGGCCGTCACCAGCGCCCAGCGCCTGCCCGCGCTGCCCGACGTGCCCACGGTGGCCGAATCGGGATTGCAGGGATTCGAGATGGTGTCCTGGTACGGCCTGTGGGGGCCGGCGGGCCTGCCCGCCGACGTGGTGGCCAGACTGCACGACGCCGTGCGCAAGGCCATCGACTCGCCGCGGGTCAAGCAGACGCTGAGCGAACAGGCGTTCGTCGGCAAGGGGTCGCCGCCCCAGGCGTTCGCGGACTATGTCCGCGCCGAAAGCGCCAAGTACGGGAAGCTGATCAAGGCGGCGAACATCACCGTCGAGTGAGCGCCGGGGCCACGCCCGCCATGGTCGGCATGGCGGCGCGCATCATGTCGATGAAGGCGCGCAGCTTGGCCGGGTAGTAGCGGGCGTACGGATAGATCAGGTAGAGCGGCAGCGACGCGGCGCGCCATTGGGGCGCGACGTGGCGCAGCCGGCCCTGGCGCAGGTCGTCGGCCACCACCCAGGCCGACGTGATGCCGGCGCCCACGCCGTCCAGCATGGCGGCGCGCAGCGCGTACAGGCTGTCGGTGCTCATGCGCGGGCGGATGGGGAAGCGGTGCCCGATGCCGTCGGCGCCGCGCGTCAGCACCACCTCGTCGCGGTAATACATGTTCAGCGCCACCCAGGGCAATGTCTCCAGGGCCTTGACCTCGTCCGGCGGCGTACCGTTCGGCAGCAGGGATGGCGCGGCCACGACGATGCGGGGCACTTCGGCCAGCAGGATGGCGACGACATCGGGGTCGTTCACCGCGCCCACCTGGATCGCGCAGTCCAGCCCTTCGGCGATGAAGTCGGCGTGGCGGTCCTGCAGCAGCCATTCGACCGAGGCTTCGGGATAGCGCCGCAGGTAGTCGGTCAGCGGCGCCACCATCTGGTCCTGGCCGAAGGCATGCGGCACCAGCACGCGCAGCGTGCCGCGCGGCTCGTCGTGGGCGCCGCGCAGGTCGGCCTCCATGGCGTCCCAGGTCGCGCCCAGTTCCTTCGCGTGGGCATAGCAGCGTTCGCCGTCGCTGGTCAGCGTCATGCCGTGGGTGGAGCGCTGCAGCAGGCGCAGCCCCAACAGGCGTTCCAGCGTCTGCAGCCTGCGGCTGACCGTGGGCTGGGTGGTGCCCAGTTGCACGGCGGCGGCGGACAGGCTTCCGGCTTCGACGATGCGGACGAAGGTCTGCATCAGTTCGATGCGGTCGATGGAAGGGGACACGCTGGTTTTCATGCGTCAAGCGTATAACGAATCTGCGTCCTCAGGGGCTACACGACGTAACCGCGGCCATGCAGAATCCCGTCCTATCGAACGATTCCGGGTTTACGAGCATGTCATCCATACAAATCGCGCATGGTGCGTCCCTACCTGCCGCACCCGCCGCGCGGCTGACCACCTCGCTGGTCGGCCTGCTGGCTACCGGGGCGGGGCTGAGCGTGGCTTCCATCTACTACAGCCAGCCCATGCTGGGGCTGCTGAGCCAGGACCTGGGGGCCGGCGAAGGCACCGTGGGGCTGGTGCCCACCTTGACCCAGCTGGGCTACGCGGCGGGGATCCTGCTGCTGGCGCCGCTGGGCGACCGCTACGACCGGCGCCGCATCATCGTCGGCAAGTCGGCGGTGCTGGCGCTGGCCCTGTTGCTGAGCGGCCTGGCGCCGGGCGTGGGCTGGCTGCTGGCCGCCAGCCTGGCAGTGGGGCTGGCGGCCACGCTGGCCCAGGACATCGTGCCGGCGGCCGCGACGCTGGCGCCCGATGCGCAGCGCGGCAAGGCCGTGGGCACCGTCATGACCGGCCTGCTGCTGGGCATCCTGCTGTCGCGCGTGGTCAGCGGCTTCGTGGCGGAATACTGGAACTGGCGCGCCATGTTCCTGGTGGCCGCGGTGTCCGTCGCCGGCGTGGGCGTGGTGGCGGCGCGCGGCTTGCCGCGCTTCGCGCCCACCGCGCAGCTGGGATATGGCGCGCTGCTGGCTTCCATGGCGCAATTGTGGCGCCGCCATGGCGCGCTGCGCCGCGCGGTCTACGCGCAAGGCCTGTTGGCGGTGGGCTTCAGCGCCTTCTGGTGCACGCTGGCCGTGATGCTGCACGACCGCTTCCACCTGGGCAGCACGGCGGCCGGCGCCTTCGGCCTGGCCGGCGCGGCGGGCGCCCTGGCCGCGCCCTTCGCCGGCCGGCTGGCCGACCGCCGTGGTTCCGACGGCGTGGCCCGCATCGCCACCATCATCGCCGCGGTCTCGTTCGCCAGCCTGGCGCTGACCGAGGTGTTGCCGGCACAGGCGCAGCTCGCCCTGCTGGTCGCCAGCGCCATCGGCTTCGACTTCGGCGTGCAGGCTTCGCTGGTGGCCAGCCAGACCCAGGTCTACGGCCTGGAGCCCGCGGCGCGTAGCCGGCTGAACGCCCTGCTGGTGGCCGGAATGTTCATCGGCATGGCCGCTGGCGCGGGGCTGGGCAGCCTGGTGTGGGCGCACGCGGGCTGGCTGGGCGTGGTGGGGCTGGCCACGGCGACGGCACTGGGGGCGTTGGGGGTGAGGATGGGGCGCTTGGTGCGCTAGCTAGTCGTGGATGGCAACACGTCGTGCGTGTACGTCCGGATTCAGCTACGGTTGTATTGCATTTTGCTATTTTTATTTACTTTTGCGATAATCTATTCCATGCACATCATCTCCAAGCGGTCATTGCGTGAATTCTGGGTCGTCCACCCAGCATCCACCAATGCGCTGCTTCATTGGCACACCACGCTGGAACACGCTCAAGCAACCGATTTCTCTGCATTGAAGACGGTGTTCAACACGGTGGACTGGGTGGGTGGCTATGTAGTCTTCGACGTAGGCGGCAACAAGTACCGCATCGTTGCGGACGTGGTGTTCCGATCGCAAACTGTCTTCATCAAGCACGTTTTTACGCACAAGGAGTACGACTCATGGAAGCCGTGATCCCCGACCTGGCCAAGGTGGCCCGCAGCTATGGCGAGTTCCGCGCCGTGGCCGGCGTGGGTGCGATCCGCAACGAGGCGGACTACGACCGTGCCCTGGCGCTGATTGAAGCGATTCTGGATCAAACCCGCGATACCCCTGCACGGGAAGATGTGACGCACCCGCTGGCTGACTTGCTGGACCTGCTGACCGCAGCGGTGCATGAATATGAGGCCGACCACCATGCCATTCCGGCCTCATCCCCTCGGGATGTGCTGCGCTTTCTGATGGACCAGCATGGGCTGACCCAGTCCGACCTGCCCGAGGTGGGAAGCCAGAGTGTGATTTCCGAAATCCTGGCAGGCCGCAGGATGTTCAACACCCGGCAGATTGCAGCCCTGGTCGAGCGGTTCCATGTCGGTGCGGATGCCTTCATCGAGCGTGGCGGTAAGCCCTGAGCGAAGAACCGTACTGTCCCGACGTTCAATCAATCCCTTCAATCGTCCAGCCCCTGAGCGGATTTCCCTGTAAGGCGGCCCTGATACGCGGACCGAGTTCACTCCTCTTTCATCATTTATATGCAAACACATCCAAA of Pigmentiphaga sp. H8 contains these proteins:
- a CDS encoding type II toxin-antitoxin system HigA family antitoxin, producing MEAVIPDLAKVARSYGEFRAVAGVGAIRNEADYDRALALIEAILDQTRDTPAREDVTHPLADLLDLLTAAVHEYEADHHAIPASSPRDVLRFLMDQHGLTQSDLPEVGSQSVISEILAGRRMFNTRQIAALVERFHVGADAFIERGGKP